One segment of Toxoplasma gondii ME49 chromosome VI, whole genome shotgun sequence DNA contains the following:
- a CDS encoding hypothetical protein (encoded by transcript TGME49_240285), giving the protein MIRHFLRAALRLRLLLGFGSRARSRLSSLAAGRYQSGYVPQPVAPSPAVARSSVRSEEDKNEDESEREENEESSDREDGDGSSPSDPVSSLSGAAVVTQETQVAPRIPRAAGRRETGQASEADRRVRSGPEEAEEAQMKDGEGNTSRRSSDDPQRYVQGSMNVGSVKAGDLPSKEPHQKETWKKRQTLGTSGATDESKTSNLGSEPVNATEDNQQNSGSHINPRFCLTSDLSADAESGASSETETETQADEHSQSQGQGVFSADVVVGPLIVVKCSETRECFTIEEVRGAIWAWISEHVPELAARAHAGFDVVWKNAVQESVAPLLQSFPGELYLKARPAIVVPQGHEQTTEPTDE; this is encoded by the exons ATGATTAGACACTTTTTAAGAGCAGCGTTGCGCTTGCGGCTGCTTCTTGGTTTTGGATCACGTGCAAGAAGTCGGCTGTCCAGTCTGGCAGCAGGCAGGTATCAGAGTGGAT ACGTCCCCCAACCTGTCGCACCCTCGCCCGCTGTAGCACGGTCGTCGGTGcgctctgaagaagacaagaatgaagacgaaagcgaacgagaggaaaacgaagaaagcagcgacagagaagacggagacggctcttccccgtcggaccctgtctcctcactcAGTGGTGCAGCGGTGGTCACTCAAGAGACGCAGGTTGCTCCGCGCATTCCACGTGcagcaggaaggagagaaactggTCAGGCGAGtgaagcagacagaagagtACGCAGCGGACCGGAAGAGGCTGAAGAAGCACAGATGAAGGATGGAGAGGGCAACACCTCAAGACGGTCTTCAGACGACCCCCAGAGATACGTGCAGGGTAGCATGAACGTCGGCAGTGTGAAGGCAGGTGACCTGCCGTCCAAGGAGCCACACCAGAAAGAGAcatggaaaaagagacaaactTTAGGGACGTCCGGAGCCACCGATGAATCAAAGACTAGCAATCTAGGATCCGAACCGGTGAATGCCACAGAAGACAACCAACAGAACTCCGGGAGTCATATAAACCCCCGATTCTGTCTGACTTCAGATCTTTCGGCGGATGCTGAGTCAGGTGCTTCTTCAGaaaccgagacagagacccaAGCGGATGAGCACAGTCAGAGTCAAGGACAAGGCGTCTTCAGCGCGGATGTTGTTGTAGGACCTTTGATAGTGGTGAAGTGCAGCGAAACGAGGGAATGCTTCACTATTGAAGAAGTTAGAGGAGCGATTTGGGCGTGGATTAGCGAGCATGTCCCGGAGTTGGCGGCGAGGGCGCATGCTGGATTCGATGTTGTGTGGAAGAACGCAGTGCAAGAG AGCGTGGCGCCCCTCCTACAATCTTTCCCTGGAGAGCTGTACTTGAAAGCAAGACCGGCCATCGTCGTTCCACAAGGACACGAACAAACAACTGAACCCACGGACGAGTGA
- a CDS encoding hypothetical protein (encoded by transcript TGME49_240290), whose amino-acid sequence MRKPKNRRSVPEACVFLSQTEGDERPAERTAPTQTDELQPLRGDEPYMPAKRGINASTQLFGDEELFDFADEVSPLVEVLVWKTLEEVQSELVHEGELEEMAAYREACEQRCRARLDREAQAERLEWQRVENMRKLIEFNERRIEEEGLLIRKLLAVEAAERTPFYPLVEGCLDGLQAQGAFIEDNTVAVQTVAMLQLNKDVKARLAQLVVRPLETGTE is encoded by the exons ATGAGGAAGCCGAAGAACCGACGCTCTGTGCCAGAGGcctgtgtcttcctctcgcagacagaaggcgacgaaaggCCTGCAGAGCGGACGGCGCCTACGCAAACAGACGAGTTGCAGCCGTTGAGAGGCGACGAGCCTTACATGCCAGCAAAGCGAGGAATCAATGCTTCGACGCAGT TAtttggagacgaagaactctTCGATTTCGCAGacgaagtgtctcctttggTAGAAGTTCTCGTCTGGAAGACCCTCGAAGAGGTGCAGAGCGAACTGGTACACGAAGGAGAACTCGAGGAAATGGCAGCGTACAGAGAGGCATGCGAGCAGAGATGTAGAGCCCGCCTCGATCGCGAGGCACAGGCAGAGCGCCTTGAATGGCAGCGGGTGGAAAATATGCGAAAACTCATTGAATTTAATGAAAGAAG AATTGAGGAAGAGGGACTCCTGATTAGAAAGCTGCTGGCAGTCGAGGCTGCAGAGCGAACCCCTTTCTATCCCCTCGTCGAAGGTTGTCTTGATGGATTGCAAGCG CAAGGAGccttcattgaagacaacACTGTTGCGGTCCAAACGGTTGCGATGCTGCAACTGAACAAAGACGTCAAGGCAAGACTCGCGCAGCTCGTGGTGCGTCCTCTCGAGACCGGCACTGAGTAA
- a CDS encoding hypothetical protein (encoded by transcript TGME49_240295): protein MKSSVPPAAFDARASSLGTEKTLRKPLRHSKSAAYARQQATANQDPRGPTATTLLVSTGRQPTAFPLPPLKHTNRAKSGATTVARRSFVTQLTGDCQGRENRLSRTTAPSRAPRCTAGVLLPVTGAFTAPSDSRAAAVSFAKSSGSTLPDVQNHIGSLSDDTDWAADPGTSLSWASSNSTSAGSSVIYSSENRQHSRPETRKNNTSAPSRAQTALTLTRMAGSGRKSKQTARHLKDFECVSLVDVPLPKPERTPVDLSPYMVGYREEGDPPAGTERCSGRPQPSQNADDV, encoded by the exons ATGAAATCCTCTGTTCCACCAGCAGCGTTTGACGCtcgtgcgtcttctctgggCACAGAGAAAACCCTTCGGAAGCCTCTGAGACACAGCAAGTCTGCAGCGTATGCCAGGCAGCAGGCGACAGCTAACCAGGACCCTCGAGGGCCGACAGCAACAACTCTGCTTGTCTCAACTGGGAGGCAGCCCACTGCGTTTCCGCTTCCCCCGCTCAAGCACACCAACCGAGCAAAAAGTGGTGCCACGACCGTCGCAAGAAG GTCCTTCGTCACACAACTTACGGGCGACTGCCAGGGCCGGGAGAACCGCCTCTCCCGGACAACCGCGCCTTCGCGTGCCCCAAGGTGTACAGCGGGAGTGTTGCTTCCTGTGACGGGGGCGTTTACAGCGCCTTCTGACAGCAGAGCTGCTGCTGTGAGTTTCGCCAAAAGTTCTGGAAGCACACTTCCCGATGTGCAAAATCATATCGGATCGCTCTCGGACGACACAGACTGGGCAGCCGACCCCGGAACGTCGCTCTCCTGGGCGTCGTCGAATTCCACGTCGGCGGGCTCCAGCGTCATCTATTCCTCAGAAAACCGGCAGCACTCGAGACCAGAGACCCGCAAAAACAACACGAGTGCACCTTCCCGGGCGCAAACGGCCTTGACTCTGACGCGGATGGCCGGAAGCGGGAGGAAATCGAAGCAAACTGCGCGTCACCTGAAAGACTTCGAGTGCGTGAGTCTCGTCGACGTCCCGCTGCCGAAACCAGAGCGAACCCCAGTAGACCTGAGTCCCTACATGGTAGGCTACAGAGAGGAGGGCGACCCCCCGGCAGGGACTGAGAGGTGTTCGGGGAGGCCGCAACCTTCGCAAAACGCTGATGATGTTTAG
- a CDS encoding zinc finger domain, LSD1 subclass domain-containing protein (encoded by transcript TGME49_240300), producing MGGGSLAEEGRGETRLFSRLPDAESSSAHTVSPSALLEVSLSATRCVGRCESTGAASSFATLPVAVEPGTAHSPTASGEDPVVLTADGSGVLQELAEATAAAGIREGVAGEIRGSTFSRNRAGTGQEGTTVETSGAAEPDDRAGSSTPEVRSSAGYDSEDRRCSSWKSRDEDERDDTTYVGVDCFFLELPDGAVCCVAGLENLPPPAEVNERDSTEGQGEFFLARLQCHNCLQLLEFDSRAQFVQCSSCQTLNAVQTRAHSGLRGGRAMIVICGRCSTRNISCLGSLYVECWQCHTVCQVDYPADGAGVLGPGASSRSQTRLGETGVSSRARLRSRLLSRRSFHRPRISWLRTRRRGAPEAAVASGASANVAGEGTTEPGASAPRLLEAASRRSSRRLFAPFSSMRFLRRPFFSSRRHFSSTSLQRGFTHPEQSVERPAPAVAPATRTPGGSFPQPNAGRQGPTSWISEGDLGETEGRGAVPANLGGADRESHRLYRMATSTFPRRSEPLGQTHRAARSLPGRSRPNSTGGQEGPHRAALAMQISAESWERFSVEPATSAVAEELLPSAEGASVAGGSFSPGQEARDRGRSLPDVGTSPAAGLQLREATTVPPNTVATVARHQEGECGERPRRLATQGVRSESSASEGCAETGVNERGSSRFRLSSLLNAQRAAEAEERERSSASVSELESSQRESRSGCSGDTRPARPEAAEREARQNTASSRNVGATRGELLPSGGAEGLHALQPLMDDAGTSALGRDTESGRYDASNETHDVTNNPADSTSRSTIGHRSNGSNSMTSNITSNRITSNYSTSMSHSNTASTRSESNVFLSASFAPPASRREGGSSNGSGGAAFAPTDRRTFMGRGRTFHFFSFCATALLHRDTRIEGFADFRGFDTVAQSVDQNGRRRDPAESRSAPGAGRQTGDSEYSHRFPGVDSNTVAALRGVDDGQVGDGVGDGDRVSTEGPQFIHHLELDNDVLGGTERAQFNGQQQESLLGWDAERGSRARGSGGTSPRVVGADQTPARPVHGIDSVEVVGNRKKLGRILTGVRRRKTVGG from the exons ATGGGGGGTGGATCCCTGGCGGAGGAAGGACGAGGGGAGACGCGTCTCTTTTCACGTCTGCCCGACGCAGAGTCGTCGAGTGCACACACggtttctccgtctgcgcTCTTGGAAGTCTCTTTGTCAGCGACACGGTGCGTCGGCAGATGCGAGTCTACGGGAGCGGCTTCGTCTTTCGCTACGCTGCCGGTGGCAGTCGAGCCTGGCACTGCGCATTCACCGACCGCCTCCGGGGAGGACCCAGTCGTCCTGACCGCTGACGGTTCTGGAGTATTGCAGGAGCTAGCTGAAGCCACAGCCGCTGCCGGCATTCGTGAGGGTGTAGCGGGCGAGATACGAGGCTCGACCTTTTCCAGGAACAGAGCAGGGACAGGACAAGAAGGAACCACCGTTGAGACATCGGGAGCGGCAGAACCAGACGATCGGGCAGGCAGTTCGACTCCAGAAGTTCGTTCAAGCGCAGGGTACGACTCTGAAGACAGGAGGTGCTCCTCATGGAAGAgtcgagacgaagacgaaagagatgATACCACCTACGTTGGCGTGGACTGTTTCTTCCTAGAGCTCCCTGATGGTGCCGTATGCTGCGTTGCTGGACTCGAAAACCTACCCCCCCCTGCTGAG GTGAACGAGCGAGACTCGACCGAAGGTCAGGGGGAATTCTTTCTGGCGCGGCTTCAGTGCCACAACTGTCTGCAGTTGCTCGAGTTCGACAGCCGGGCCCAGTTCGTCCAGTGCAGCAGCTGCCAAACTTTGAACGCTGTTCAGACTCGAGCTCACAGTGGCCTCCGAGGTGGCCGG GCGATGATTGTGATTTGTGGACGGTGTAGTACGCGGAACATTTCCTGTCTCGGTTCTCTCTACGTCGAGTGTTGGCAGTGCCACACCGTGTGTCAAGTAGACTACCCTGCGGACGGCGCAGGTGTGTTGGGCCCTGGCGCCAGTTCTCGGTCACAAACGCGTCTTGGAGAGACAGGTGTGTCCTCCCGAGCCAGGCTTCGCAGTCGGCTGCTTTCGCGGCGCTCGTTTCACCGGCCTCGCATCAGCTGGTTGAGGACGCGACGACGGGGAGCCCCCGAAGCGGCGGTCGCGAGTGGTGCCTCTGCGAACGTGGCTGGCGAGGGGACGACGGAGCCTGGGGCTTCTGCCCCTCGATTGCTCGAAGCGGCCAGTAGGCGAAGCTCGCGGCGGCTGTTCGCGCCGTTCTCGTCTATGCGTTTTTTACGGAGaccgtttttctcgtctcgaaGACATTTCTCAAGTACTTCTCTTCAGCGTGGATTTACACATCCAGAGCAGTCCGTAGAACGCCCTGCGCCGGCGGTCGCACCCGCAACGCGGACTCCTGGGGGGTCCTTCCCACAGCCAAACGCTGGACGCCAGGGCCCTACGTCCTGGATATCAGAGGGCGATTTGGGAGAGACCGAAGGGCGTGGGGCGGTTCCTGCGAATTTAGGAGGAGCTGACAGGGAGTCACATCGCCTCTATCGCATGGCGACCTCCACCTTTCCGCGGCGCAGCGAACCACTGGGACAGACGCACAGGGCTGCTCGCTCCTTGCCGGGACGGAGCAGGCCCAACTCAACTGGGGGCCAGGAAGGCCCACACCGAGCGGCCTTGGCTATGCAGATTTCAGCTGAGTCATGGGAAAGGTTTTCGGTCGAGCCGGCGACTTCAGCGGTCGCTGAGGAGCTTCTGCCCAGTGCGGAGGGCGCTTCCGTCGCCGGGGGATCTTTTTCTCCGGGGCAGGAGGCTCGAGATCGAGGTAGAAGCCTTCCGGACGTCGGGACGTCTCCAGCTGCCGGCCTGCAGTTGCGAGAGGCGACTACTGTTCCTCCTAATACAGTGGCGACAGTGGCGAGACACCAAGAGGGGGAATGCGGTGAAAGGCCAAGGCGCTTGGCGACTCAGGGGGTCAGGTCTGAGTCGAGCGCCAGTGAAGGCTGTGCCGAGACAGGGGTAAATGAACGTGGCTCCAGTCGATTTCGTCTAAGCAGCCTGCTCAACGCGCAGAGAGCCGCCGAGGCggaagaacgagaacgaAGTTCAGCATCGGTCTCTGAGCTAGAGAGCAGTCAGCGAGAATCCCGTTCCGGTTGTTCAGGCGACACACGGCCAGCGAGGCCTGAGGCTGCAGAAAGGGAGGCACGGCAAAACACAGCATCTAGTCGTAACGTAGGCGCAACGAGGGGAGAACTGCTGCCCTCTGGCGGTGCAGAAGGACTACACGCATTGCAGCCCCTCATGGACGATGCTGGCACCTCCGCGCTCGGAAGGGACACCGAGTCGGGCCGATATGACGCATCAAACGAGACACATGACGTCACGAATAATCCTGCCGATTCCACGAGTCGTAGCACGATCGGTCATCGCTCAAATGGCAGTAACTCAATGACGAGTAACATCACTTCGAATCGTATCACGAGTAATTATAGTACCTCCATGTCGCACAGCAACACAGCTTCCACCCGCAGTGAGAGTAACGTGTTTTTGAGTGCCTCCTTTGCGCCGCCGGcttcgagaagagaggggggGAGCAGCAATGGGAGTGGAGGCGCAGCCTTCGCACCGACCGACAGAAGAACATTCATgggccgaggaagaacgttccactttttttcgttttgcGCCACAGCGCTGCTTCACCGCGACACTCGCATAGAGGGTTTTGCTGACTTTAGAGGATTTGACACTGTGGCGCAAAGCGTTGACCAAAACGGCCGGCGCCGTGACCCCGCAGAGAGTCGCTCTGCTCCTGGGGCAGGCAGACAGACGGGGGATTCAGAATACTCGCATCGATTTCCGGGGGTGGACAGCAATACTGTTGCGGCGCTGAGAGGGGTGGATGACGGGCAAGTGGGGGACGGCGTGggggacggagacagagttTCGACTGAAGGTCCGCAGTTCATTCACCATTTGGAGCTAGACAACGACGTTCTTGGGGGCACGGAAAGGGCACAGTTCAACGGGCAGCAACAGGAAAGTCTTCTGGGATGGGATGCAGAACGTGGAAGCAGAGCTAGAGGGTCTGGTGGCACTTCTCCACGTGTGGTGGGTGCAGACCAGACACCGGCACGACCCGTGCATGGCATTGACAGCGTAGAAGTGGTCGGCAACAGAAAGAAGCTGGGACGAATTCTCACTGGTGTGCGAAGGCGGAAAACTGTAGGGGGGTGA
- a CDS encoding Toxoplasma gondii family E protein (encoded by transcript TGME49_240310), which translates to MSGLAQTQSVHARLTNSESASSYSEEPEILSHEEYPPIPHEASEEVGAATDSPKRRHHSTSSLQVCDLKASVQESPTTGGWRRSRRRLTKSTLSGRQDTRRQRRTELRLLSVFLTVTLGIYLTKYLSQCVWPPRHAGLSSDATPPGLQRTETRFRLSGPLSTATGKGRRLAAEERDGGSGDSPGDTASQEESKNPFCNSPGISGDAEGVRLASSGNSDQRDVGPFGDRPAALRRPASSSWALAVSGEDTQGSVLSSNTSASSEQIRGGRVTEAQLLREFATKVMGLAAEASSMLSALTHSSTEVRGALLALTEIYGTLLNGADNVEKGIESEGRHDRPDRDKHQSVAGGERGVAEKDIESLVHSGKGIDDTQAVDQQKPRSRQPILTRLDTWDGNAFPLGTIFEVGEDDVHADDDNIVDTNSLFRIGSAPGGPKEKPLSLAQAISVVGMPQVAKHGWDPFSSATSTSDAWENFVTQQRDAKATAGDDANDVTGGQPRRPSYSEVLQHPPARSHSAPPRSTAANGKGMAKRVAGLGQRLTSSGHRQSATSRDASDERPHYPSGPRVPGRRPTNRFESIDRSASHRRAGARPSLPSMPPPKPPLPQISKVGFGASGTPVQRGASQGGTPSGSEKRDGGEPSKDVKGQGEDAGQPGASGGPLGGAGGGGRRPGDDERDDDKRKKGKGSSSGGGEKKKEEQEKKAKKERDQREEAKKESKPMDGREARGKEVTQGDGGLSSVSGKGSTGEGAGKKKAKKDRGRRAIEETVRDVTDAGVTSEATGGVPKEGEPQQGSDDRGVHGGGRGGDGPGSAGATETGDALQHDSGGIGSGSEDRDKSRSETAAREKQVSKRQKSSGGRRKKKGASVAPQTGQTTTGEAPRSAVDSEGGRAGPLAASDKNKAGTDEGGRDAKGDEDGEAATAGPRAGAQHTGEHGGETEVVGETVKVAEADEEGSDAAAQREALRTGARPKTSSAAGRRKQKMMEQHAEQAESVSTRVSAAAEVQEVASRGRARHRTRAPDTRAGTGGSHKGVKASLGPSDGKGGQDGDVTSAGSVRKGPRSGGVDILSVSLNISFKTTAVLAEYRRELESLAMMAGATELLDKAVNGKVSLEEIDAHDFTVLSQAVILEAEITFKLDSLHEVANGLINLVTGKKQAATKEEAATPAEAVSTSVTETSRGTEENGGVFEEILGNIQDALSVSRQRGVALLSTELRLRAHAIEKYVLPELPAIDLPPLPHQSGYDPKSKDVLHTSGGQSLPVAIPSTAVFILKDCLSQWKVTSESGALSSLEERWWTPPSDPEEAKRQKERTASAFQMAASLVSLRVLHETSRRWDLSDAIRRSDDPRVRRMLHETAGLLTSAIKAEVLASRLAVEDYANLIRETARANVRRPDEAWRPLSTNQHAPEIRAAMDASDKEAGAHAPVYERRPDVLDGTETHEKDGGDESTMQ; encoded by the coding sequence ATGAGCGGCCTGGCGCAAACTCAGTCGGTGCACGCCCGACTAACAAACTCCGAAAGCGCGTCCTCATATTCTGAGGAGCCAGAAATCCTCTCGCATGAAGAATATCCACCTATACCACACGAAGCCTCAGAAGAGGTTGGCGCTGCAACGGACAGTCCGAAGAGACGCCATCACTCCACCAGCTCCCTCCAGGTGTGCGACCTCAAGGCTAGCGTTCAAGAATCACCGACGACAGGGGGGTGGCGACGGAGCCGTCGTCGTCTGACAAAATCTACATTGTCTGGTCGTCAAGATACGCGACGACAACGCCGGACGGAGCTTAGACTGCTATCCGTGTTTCTGACTGTTACCCTTGGGATCTATCTCACAAAATATCTTTCTCAATGTGTCTGGCCGCCCCGGCATGCTGGCCTGAGTTCAGACGCGACCCCTCCTGGCTTGCAACGTacggaaacgcgttttcggCTTTCAGGTCCACTGTCTACTGCAACTGGAAAGGGTCGCCGTCTGGCGGCTGAGGAGCGAGATGGAGGCAGTGGTGATTCTCCGGGTGATACGGCGTCCCAGGAAGAAAGCAAAAACCCATTTTGCAACTCACCAGGAATCAGTGGGGATGCGGAGGGCGTTCGATTGGCAAGCTCAGGTAACAGTGACCAGAGGGATGTTGGCCCATTTGGGGACAGACCCGCTGCCCTAAGGAGGCCAGCGAGCAGCAGCTGGGCATTGGCAGTTTCAGGAGAAGACACTCAAGGAAGTGTATTGTCGTCGAATACATCGGCGTCTTCAGAGCAGATTCGAGGGGGTCGAGTTACTGAAGCCCAACTGCTCCGAGAATTTGCTACCAAGGTGATGGGTTTGGCTGCAGAAGCGTCTTCGATGTTGTCCGCGCTCACGCATTCCAGCACTGAAGTGAGAGGGGCTCTCTTGGCTCTAACAGAAATATATGGCACGCTGCTAAATGGGGCGGATAACGTTGAAAAGGGAATTGAATCTGAGGGCAGACACGACCGACCGGATAGAGACAAGCATCAGTCTGTCGCTGGAGGCGAACGCGGAGTGGCAGAGAAAGATATCGAATCTTTGGTACACAGTGGAAAAGGCATTGACGATACCCAGGCCGTGGACCAGCAGAAGCCGAGATCCCGGCAACCCATCCTCACTCGACTAGACACCTGGGATGGGAACGCGTTTCCTTTGGGAACCATTTTCGAAGTAGGAGAAGATGACGTGCATGCTGATGACGACAACATCGTGGACACCAATTCGTTGTTCCGGATCGGCAGCGCACCCGGAGGTCCCAAAGAAAAGCCGCTGTCACTGGCGCAAGCCATCTCCGTTGTCGGAATGCCCCAGGTTGCCAAACACGGATGGGATCCTTTCTCGTCGGCAACAAGCACCAGTGACGCATGGGAAAATTTTGTAACACAGCAACGTGATGCCAAAGCGACTGCAGGCGATGACGCCAATGATGTAACTGGCGGCCAGCCCCGCAGACCATCGTACAGTGAGGTCCTACAGCATCCCCCCGCCCGGTCACACTCTGCACCTCCGAGGAGCACAGCAGCAAACGGAAAAGGGATGGCGAAAAGAGTGGCTGGCCTTGGACAGCGACTCACATCATCAGGGCATCGACAGTCCGCCACTAGCCGAGACGCCTCAGATGAGCGACCCCATTATCCCAGTGGACCTCGAGTGCCAGGACGAAGGCCCACCAACCGCTTCGAAAGCATCGATCGTTCAGCTTCTCATAGGAGAGCAGGCGCGAGACCAAGCCTCCCCTCTATGCCTCCACCAAAGCCTCCGCTGCCACAGATATCAAAAGTGGGTTTTGGCGCCTCAGGAACGCCCGTGCAACGGGGCGCCAGTCAGGGAGGGACGCCATCAGGGTCTGAGAAACGCGATGGTGGAGAGCCGTCGAAGGACGTCAAAGGACAGGGCGAGGATGCAGGGCAACCCGGTGCTAGCGGAGGGCCACTGGGGGGTGCTGGAGGGGGAGGGCGCCGGCCTGGCGACGACGAGCGAGACGACGACAAGCGGAAGAAGGGTAAGGGGTCGTCGAGCGGtggcggggagaagaagaaagaggagcaggagaagaaggcgaagaaggagagggatcaaagggaggaggcgaagaaggagagcaaacCGATGGACGGTCGCGAGgcgaggggaaaagaagTGACACAAGGAGATGGCGGCTTGAGCAGTGTCTCAGGCAAAGGATCGACTGGTGAAGgggcggggaagaagaaggcgaaaaaagacaggGGTAGGCGGGCGATTGAAGAGACTGTCAGAGACGTTACTGATGCAGGGGTGACGAGTGAGGCGACGGGTGGTGTTccgaaagaaggagaaccgCAACAGGGCAGTGATGACAGGGGTGTGCACGGTGGTGGCAGAGGAGGTGACGGTCCAGGATCAGCTGGGGCGACTGAGACTGGAGATGCCCTGCAGCATGACTCAGGGGGTATTGGATCTGGGtccgaagacagagacaagagccGGTCTGAAACAGCAGCTCGTGAGAAGCAGGTCAGTAAGCGACAGAAGTCGAGTggaggaaggcggaagaagaaaggtgcTAGTGTTGCGCCACAGACAGGACAGACGACAACCGGAGAAGCCCCGAGGTCAGCTGTAGACTCAGAAGGGGGAAGGGCGGGACCGTTGGCCGCATCCGACAAAAACAAAGCAGGCACTGATGAAGGCGGAAGGGATGCAAAGGGAGATGAGGATGGAGAGGCCGCCACCGCGGGACCGCGGGCTGGGGCGCAGCATACAGGAGAACACGGCggagagactgaagtggTGGGTGAGACGGTGAAGGTCGCTGAGGCGGACGAGGAGGGCAGTGACGCCGCCGCTCAGCGGGAAGCATTACGAACAGGAGCAAGACCCAAAACGTCTTCCGCAGCAGGCAGACGCAAGCAGAAAATGATGGAACAGCATGCAGAACAGGCAGAGTCTGTATCGACTCGAGTGTCAGCCGCCGCAGAGGTCCAGGAAGTAGCGTCACGAGGACGAGCGAGACATCGCACACGTGCCCCTGATACAAGGGCGGGAACAGGTGGTAGTCATAAAGGTGTTAAGGCGTCTCTTGGACCTTCCGACGGCAAAGGAGGACAGGATGGTGATGTCACCTCGGCTGGGTCAGTACGAAAAGGACCGAGGTCTGGGGGGGTTGATATTCTGTCGGTGTCGTTGAATATATCGTTCAAAACGACGGCGGTGCTCGCCGAGTATCGGAGAGAACTCGAATCTCTTGCAATGATGGCCGGGGCCACGGAATTGCTTGACAAGGCTGTGAACGGCAAGGTATCTTTGGAGGAGATTGACGCACATGATTTTACGGTGCTTTCACAAGCCGTGATCTTGGAGGCAGAAATCACCTTCAAATTGGATTCCTTGCACGAAGTGGCAAATGGTTTGATCAATCTGGtgacaggaaagaaacaggcAGCGACAAAGGAGGAAGCGGCCACGCCTGCGGAAGCGGTGTCAACATCAGTTACAGAAACATCCCgtggaacagaagaaaacggaggcgTGTTCGAAGAAATTCTAGGCAATATTCAAGACGCACTCTCCGTTTCCCGTCAGAGAGGAGTGGCATTGTTATCAACCGAGCTTCGTCTGCGAGCACATGCAATCGAAAAATATGTCCTACCCGAACTGCCAGCCATCGATCTTCCACCACTTCCCCATCAAAGCGGTTACGATCCGAAGTCTAAAGACGTTCTGCACACCTCTGGAGGACAGTCGCTTCCGGTGGCGATTCCCTCGACCGCTGTTTTCATCCTGAAAGACTGCCTGAGCCAGTGGAAGGTTACATCCGAGTCTGGTGCACTCTCGTCGTTAGAGGAGCGATGGTGGACTCCCCCGTCGGACCCAGAGGAggcaaagagacaaaaagagCGCACAGCATCAGCTTTCCAAATGGCTGCTTCACTTGTATCGCTTAGGGTACTTCACGAAACCTCTCGACGTTGGGATCTGTCTGATGCAATCAGACGATCAGACGATCCAAGGGTAAGACGGATGCTCCACGAAACAGCAGGCTTACTCACTTCAGCGATCAAGGCGGAAGTATTGGCAAGCAGGCTTGCGGTTGAAGACTATGCAAATCTGATACGTGAGACAGCAAGGGCCAATGTGAGACGTCCAGACGAGGCGTGGAGGCCTCTCTCGACTAACCAGCATGCGCCAGAAATACGGGCCGCCATGGATGCGTCGGATAAGGAGGCTGGAGCTCATGCTCCGGTTTACGAAAGGAGGCCAGATGTGTTAGACGGCACCGAAACGCACGAGAAGGACGGAGGCGATGAGTCCACTATGCAGTAG